One segment of Juglans regia cultivar Chandler unplaced genomic scaffold, Walnut 2.0 Scaffold_23733, whole genome shotgun sequence DNA contains the following:
- the LOC108981695 gene encoding uncharacterized protein LOC108981695, with protein sequence MDRSVVKWVKPEERTVKANWDAAMNVRNRKVGIGVAVRDSTGEVLACLCSCFDNISNPSVAEAVGLRRAALLCAELGFSNVILEGDSKVVVNATISGEEIEAEYGNIIEDVRRVINGRLNWGIRFIYREANCIAHKLAKLAINSSNERVWIEDSPIEIKNDLLKEKYCND encoded by the coding sequence ATGGATAGAAGTGTAGTTAAATGGGTAAAACCAGAGGAAAGGACTGTGAAAgcaaattgggatgcagctatGAATGTTAGAAACAGAAAGGTGGGAATTGGAGTGGCTGTTAGGGATTCTACGGGAGAGGTGCTAGCGTGTCTTTGCTCCTGCTTTGATAACATCAGCAACCCAAGTGTGGCTGAAGCCGTGGGGTTAAGGAGGGCTGCGCTCCTGTGTGCTGAACTAGGATTCTCAAATGTCATATTAGAAGGGGATTCTAAGGTGGTTGTAAATGCAACAATTAGTGGGGAGGAAATTGAGGCTGAATATGGGAACATTATAGAGGATGTTAGGAGAGTGATTAATGGAAGGCTGAATTGGGGTATACGGTTCATATATAGAGAAGCAAATTGTATAGCACACAAACTAGCAAAGTTAGCAATTAATTCTTCTAATGAGAGGGTGTGGATAGAGGATAGCCCAATAGAAATTAAGAATGATTTACTGAAGGAAAAGTATTGTAATGACTGA